A genomic segment from Litoribrevibacter albus encodes:
- the rplL gene encoding 50S ribosomal protein L7/L12, which translates to MSLTKDDIINAVAEMSVTDVVELIEAMEEKFGVTAAAAAVVVAGGDAGGAAEEKTEFDVVLTGAGEKKVNVIKAVRAITGLGLKEAKAMVDGTPATVKEGASKEDAEEAKKQLEEAGASVEIK; encoded by the coding sequence ATGTCTCTTACTAAAGACGATATCATCAATGCAGTTGCTGAAATGTCTGTAACTGATGTTGTTGAATTAATTGAAGCAATGGAAGAAAAATTCGGCGTTACTGCAGCGGCAGCAGCAGTAGTAGTAGCTGGCGGTGACGCTGGCGGTGCAGCTGAAGAGAAAACTGAATTCGACGTAGTACTTACAGGTGCTGGTGAGAAGAAAGTTAACGTAATTAAAGCAGTTCGTGCAATCACTGGTCTTGGCCTGAAAGAAGCTAAAGCAATGGTTGATGGTACTCCTGCAACTGTTAAAGAAGGCGCTTCTAAAGAAGACGCTGAAGAAGCTAAGAAGCAGCTTGAAGAGGCTGGTGCATCTGTTGAGATTAAATAA
- the nusG gene encoding transcription termination/antitermination protein NusG, which yields MSKRWYVVQAYSGYEKRVMNSLKEQVELKGMQDFFGDILVPTEEVVEIREGKKRKSERKFYPGYVLVNMEMNDETWHLVKSTSRVLGFIGGTADKPAPITQREADAILQRVETGASKPRPKTLFEAGEVVRVNDGPFADFNGVVEEVDYEKSRVKVSVLIFGRSTPVELEFGQVEKT from the coding sequence CGTTGGTATGTGGTTCAGGCTTACTCTGGCTATGAAAAGAGAGTGATGAACTCTCTGAAAGAACAGGTTGAACTTAAGGGGATGCAGGATTTCTTTGGTGATATCTTGGTTCCTACTGAAGAAGTTGTTGAGATTCGTGAAGGTAAGAAGCGTAAGAGTGAGCGTAAGTTCTATCCTGGTTATGTTTTGGTGAACATGGAGATGAACGATGAGACGTGGCACTTGGTTAAGAGTACTTCGCGAGTTCTAGGTTTTATTGGTGGTACGGCTGATAAGCCTGCGCCGATTACTCAGCGTGAAGCTGATGCTATTCTACAGCGTGTTGAGACGGGTGCTAGTAAGCCGCGTCCTAAAACGTTGTTTGAAGCGGGTGAGGTTGTTCGTGTTAATGATGGCCCATTTGCTGACTTTAATGGTGTTGTTGAAGAAGTGGATTATGAGAAGAGCAGAGTTAAAGTTTCTGTTCTTATCTTTGGTCGCTCTACTCCGGTGGAGCTAGAGTTTGGTCAGGTTGAAAAGACCTGA
- the rplA gene encoding 50S ribosomal protein L1 — translation MAKLTKRAKLIAEKVDANKQYTVEEAVAILKDLSSSVKFTESVDVSVNLGIDARKSDQNVRGATVLPNGNGKTVRVAVFTQGENAEKATAAGADVVGMDDLAADVKAGNMNFDVVIATPDAMRVVGQLGQILGPRGLMPNPKVGTVTPDVETAVKNAKAGQVRYRNDKAGIIHTGIGNVTFDAAQIQGNLEALLADLKKAKPASAKGVYMKKVTLSSTMGPGLTIDQATLEL, via the coding sequence ATGGCTAAGCTAACAAAACGCGCTAAGTTGATCGCTGAAAAAGTAGATGCTAACAAGCAATATACTGTAGAAGAAGCGGTTGCTATCCTCAAGGATTTGTCTTCATCGGTGAAATTCACTGAGTCTGTAGATGTTTCTGTGAATCTAGGTATTGATGCACGTAAATCAGACCAAAACGTTCGTGGTGCTACTGTATTGCCTAACGGTAACGGTAAAACAGTTCGTGTTGCTGTCTTCACTCAGGGTGAAAATGCTGAGAAAGCAACTGCTGCTGGCGCAGACGTAGTTGGTATGGATGATCTTGCAGCTGACGTTAAAGCGGGCAACATGAACTTTGATGTTGTTATCGCGACTCCGGATGCAATGCGTGTGGTTGGTCAGTTGGGTCAGATTCTTGGTCCTCGTGGTCTTATGCCAAACCCTAAGGTTGGTACTGTAACTCCAGACGTAGAAACTGCTGTTAAGAACGCAAAAGCAGGTCAGGTTCGTTACCGTAACGACAAGGCGGGTATCATTCACACTGGTATCGGTAACGTTACATTTGATGCGGCTCAAATTCAGGGTAACCTTGAAGCGCTTCTTGCAGATCTTAAGAAAGCAAAACCTGCTTCTGCGAAAGGCGTATACATGAAGAAAGTTACTCTTTCTTCAACTATGGGTCCTGGCTTGACAATTGATCAGGCGACTCTAGAGCTTTAA
- the rplJ gene encoding 50S ribosomal protein L10 has translation MALGLIDKKAIVAEVQEAAQSAQSAVVADARGVSVTDMTALRKEAREAGVWMRVVRNTLAKRAVEGTEYECLTENFVGPTLIAFSTEHPGAAARIFKDFAKKNEKFEVKAAAFEGKVADVNLLATLPTYDEAIAKLMSVMKEAAAGKLVRTIAAIRDQKEQEAA, from the coding sequence GTGGCTTTAGGACTTATTGATAAAAAAGCAATTGTTGCTGAAGTCCAGGAAGCTGCTCAGTCAGCTCAGTCAGCTGTAGTTGCTGATGCACGTGGTGTATCTGTAACTGATATGACTGCTTTGCGAAAAGAAGCTCGTGAAGCCGGTGTTTGGATGCGTGTTGTACGTAACACATTGGCAAAACGTGCCGTAGAAGGTACGGAATACGAGTGTTTGACTGAAAACTTCGTTGGCCCAACTTTGATTGCATTTTCTACTGAGCACCCAGGTGCTGCAGCGCGTATCTTTAAAGATTTCGCGAAGAAAAATGAAAAATTCGAAGTTAAGGCGGCGGCATTTGAAGGTAAAGTAGCGGATGTAAACCTACTTGCAACCTTGCCGACATACGACGAAGCGATCGCAAAGCTAATGAGCGTGATGAAAGAAGCAGCCGCTGGCAAACTGGTTCGCACAATTGCTGCGATCCGCGATCAGAAAGAACAAGAAGCAGCTTAA
- the rplK gene encoding 50S ribosomal protein L11 — MAKKVEAYIKLQVAAGQANPSPPVGPALGQHGVNIMEFCKAFNAATQKLEPGLPVPVVISVYNDRSFTFITKTPPAAVLLKKAAGLKSGSARPNTDKVGKVTRAQLEEIATAKEPDLTAADMDAAVRTIAGTARSMGLEVED; from the coding sequence ATGGCTAAGAAAGTTGAAGCTTATATCAAGCTGCAAGTTGCAGCTGGTCAAGCAAACCCAAGTCCGCCGGTTGGTCCTGCACTAGGTCAGCATGGTGTGAATATCATGGAATTCTGTAAGGCGTTTAATGCTGCGACTCAAAAGCTTGAGCCAGGCCTTCCAGTTCCTGTTGTTATCTCTGTATATAATGATCGTTCATTTACGTTCATTACTAAAACTCCACCTGCAGCAGTATTGCTGAAGAAAGCAGCTGGTCTTAAGAGTGGTTCGGCGCGTCCTAACACTGACAAAGTTGGTAAGGTTACACGTGCTCAGTTGGAAGAAATTGCAACTGCTAAAGAGCCGGATCTAACTGCTGCAGATATGGATGCTGCTGTACGTACTATCGCTGGTACTGCTCGTAGTATGGGTCTAGAGGTGGAGGATTAA